A single Deltaproteobacteria bacterium DNA region contains:
- a CDS encoding DUF1844 domain-containing protein, translated as MAESHAEPVDFSALILGFSSAALHYLGLAPALGKGPTINLALAEQNIEIIKMLQDKTKGNLSPEEAKLVHQLLADLQVKWVEASRP; from the coding sequence ATGGCTGAATCACATGCCGAACCCGTTGATTTTTCGGCTTTAATTCTCGGATTTTCGTCGGCGGCGTTACATTACTTGGGGCTCGCTCCGGCACTGGGCAAGGGACCGACGATAAATCTGGCTCTGGCAGAGCAAAACATTGAAATCATTAAGATGCTCCAAGACAAAACTAAGGGAAACCTAAGTCCAGAAGAGGCGAAATTAGTCCACCAGCTGCTCGCTGACCTACAGGTCAAGTGGGTGGAGGCCTCTCGTCCCTGA